The proteins below come from a single Halobacteriovorax sp. GB3 genomic window:
- a CDS encoding C1 family peptidase codes for MNKTFIIAVLFTLTSCALNEVRTERKPSSLLSCFHLYKTLVKAKDKRVSLESSENFSDLAIGMYGSEENLTPLLKEAISSPFLQRVGLSEEYISTLEFSPSDSRDDKLALFLSKIFVEFNDVNKKNYFPDFLGAILHLEDVDTFTRKTIVDRVTESTDNQNVKDTTRVLLLDSYNTVKRENAKKMTSRVANAFHISSNDYYFSFLGKIQSPYEFRVAIKRMNNTSQMNDFTYTQLLKSPFAKRLGLEKKDLKRIKKELKGLKVATDYNVSSAIQEALPVFLLHKSINDIDFFDKELVAQPVKDQCKWGSCWTFSSTSYLEFLYKKEFNKEIELSADYTYHMHLYEEARFYVMGYHDKIREGGHYEDYRFLSKYGLIPESVWTPDPKYKKENKEEVKEKLLSLRKRLQREKTKLRTKVERDELEQRYMDIIRETIFGRNQEPPSEFEFEGTTYTPESFFKERFETLVNFFHSKRFVNPRLKNYKKDIKSPLQTISNIGSFFKHKIDFLRTDNKQKIEALKSIKKAIDNGEPILLDHKTFERGSSYVNDFEEKELVRGPYRFSTDSSTNYKTNNMSHQQVIVGYELDKNGEIASLKLLNSWGEKNGLKGYYYLDREYFLRFAKRVIFHRNFSDSAANED; via the coding sequence ATGAATAAGACCTTTATTATCGCAGTATTATTTACATTAACTTCATGTGCACTCAATGAGGTAAGAACTGAACGGAAACCAAGTTCACTTCTTTCATGTTTTCACCTCTATAAAACTCTCGTAAAAGCAAAAGATAAAAGGGTTTCACTAGAAAGTTCTGAGAATTTTAGCGACCTTGCTATTGGAATGTATGGAAGTGAAGAAAATTTAACACCACTTCTCAAAGAGGCCATTAGTTCACCTTTTCTACAGAGAGTAGGTCTTAGCGAAGAATATATTTCGACTTTAGAGTTTTCTCCAAGTGATAGCCGAGATGATAAGCTAGCTCTTTTTCTTTCAAAAATTTTCGTTGAATTTAATGATGTGAATAAGAAAAATTACTTTCCAGATTTTTTAGGAGCTATTTTACACTTAGAAGATGTCGATACTTTTACGAGAAAAACAATAGTCGATCGTGTTACGGAATCAACAGATAATCAAAATGTCAAAGACACAACAAGGGTTCTTCTCTTAGATTCATACAATACTGTTAAGAGAGAAAATGCAAAGAAGATGACCTCCAGAGTCGCCAATGCTTTTCACATTAGCTCTAATGACTACTACTTCTCTTTTCTAGGTAAGATTCAATCTCCCTACGAATTTCGAGTTGCTATAAAGAGAATGAATAACACCTCACAAATGAATGACTTCACTTACACTCAATTACTAAAGTCACCCTTTGCAAAAAGATTAGGTCTTGAAAAAAAGGATCTTAAAAGAATTAAAAAAGAACTTAAAGGCCTAAAAGTAGCTACAGATTACAACGTATCAAGTGCTATTCAAGAGGCACTACCTGTCTTTCTTTTACATAAGAGCATTAATGATATCGATTTCTTTGATAAAGAATTAGTTGCCCAGCCAGTTAAGGACCAATGTAAATGGGGATCATGCTGGACTTTTAGTAGTACATCTTACCTAGAGTTTCTCTACAAGAAAGAATTTAATAAAGAGATAGAACTGAGCGCTGATTACACATACCACATGCACTTATATGAAGAAGCAAGATTTTATGTAATGGGTTATCACGATAAGATCAGAGAAGGTGGCCATTATGAAGACTATCGTTTCCTTTCTAAATATGGTCTGATTCCAGAATCGGTCTGGACTCCTGACCCGAAATACAAAAAGGAAAACAAAGAAGAAGTTAAAGAAAAACTTCTTAGCTTACGCAAAAGACTTCAAAGAGAAAAGACCAAATTAAGAACTAAAGTAGAAAGAGACGAATTAGAACAAAGATACATGGACATTATTAGGGAAACAATCTTTGGAAGAAATCAGGAGCCACCTTCTGAATTTGAATTCGAAGGAACAACCTATACGCCTGAAAGCTTCTTTAAAGAACGATTTGAAACTCTCGTTAACTTCTTCCATAGTAAGCGATTTGTTAATCCGAGATTAAAAAACTATAAGAAAGATATTAAAAGTCCTCTACAAACGATTTCTAATATTGGCAGTTTTTTTAAACATAAGATTGATTTTCTTAGAACAGATAATAAACAAAAAATTGAAGCTTTAAAAAGTATTAAAAAGGCAATCGATAATGGGGAACCAATTCTTCTCGATCATAAGACGTTTGAAAGAGGTTCAAGTTATGTTAATGATTTTGAAGAAAAGGAGCTCGTTCGCGGTCCTTATAGATTTAGCACCGACTCTTCAACGAATTATAAAACAAACAACATGTCTCATCAGCAAGTAATTGTCGGCTATGAGCTCGATAAAAATGGAGAGATTGCTTCACTGAAGCTACTAAACTCATGGGGCGAAAAGAATGGCCTAAAAGGATATTACTATTTAGACCGAGAATATTTTCTTCGCTTTGCTAAAAGAGTTATCTTTCATAGAAACTTTTCTGATTCAGCTGCTAATGAGGATTAG
- a CDS encoding ABC-F family ATP-binding cassette domain-containing protein, whose translation MIQVNGLSKHYGSQVVFDDVSFNLSPRERIGLVGRNGAGKSTLFRILLGQEAPDSGEVKIPKGYKLGALEQHINFQQKTVLDECCLSLSEEEKYNTYKAEKILFGLGFSQEDLEKDPKSFSGGYQVRINLCKALLTEPNLLLLDEPTNYLDIVSLRWLKNFLNNFPGEVIIITHDRDFMDGVVTHVMGISRNTLRKIKGDTAKYYEQIVMEEEIHEQTRLNQERKKQELMKFVDKFRAKASKAAQAQSRLKQIEKMDTIDALAVEKSLDFSFHYKDTPAKILMEVEDLSFSYSRNKDELLFRDLNFHVGKNDRIGIIGKNGKGKSTLLNVLNNELEAFSGSIQKHQATIVGHFGQTNIKRLHDDNTIVSEVQEVNPDLSSTQVRNICGTMMFEGDLADKKVRVLSGGEKSRVMLGKILAGPANLLFLDEPTNHLDMESIAALGESIVDFEGAVLIVTHSEALLRKICNKLVIFHEGTAEYFDGTYDEFLEKIGWESEEVSESPKKSKKSKKEIQKLRQEIIQEKSKSLGPMNAKVEELENNITVLENFLELKNKEMLIASTEGNGTKINELGLEIAKINEKVEALFFELEELSEELEAKNNIYEKRLIELEN comes from the coding sequence ATGATCCAAGTAAATGGGCTTTCCAAGCATTACGGTTCTCAAGTTGTCTTTGACGACGTCTCTTTCAACCTATCACCTCGTGAAAGGATAGGATTAGTAGGGCGAAATGGAGCCGGAAAGTCGACTCTTTTTAGGATTTTGTTAGGACAGGAAGCACCAGATTCTGGAGAAGTGAAGATTCCAAAGGGTTACAAGTTAGGAGCTCTCGAGCAGCATATAAATTTCCAACAGAAGACAGTTTTGGATGAATGCTGTCTTTCACTCAGTGAAGAGGAAAAATATAATACATATAAGGCCGAGAAGATTCTCTTTGGTCTAGGGTTTTCACAAGAAGATCTAGAAAAAGATCCGAAGTCTTTTTCCGGTGGTTACCAAGTTAGAATTAATTTGTGTAAGGCACTTCTAACTGAACCGAATCTTTTACTTCTTGATGAGCCAACCAACTACTTAGATATTGTTTCCTTGCGATGGCTTAAAAACTTTCTTAATAACTTTCCCGGTGAAGTTATTATTATTACCCACGACCGTGACTTTATGGATGGTGTCGTCACTCATGTTATGGGGATTAGTCGTAACACTCTTCGTAAGATTAAAGGTGATACTGCAAAGTACTATGAGCAAATTGTCATGGAAGAAGAAATTCATGAGCAAACGCGACTAAATCAAGAGAGAAAGAAGCAAGAGCTGATGAAGTTTGTCGATAAGTTTAGGGCCAAGGCCTCGAAGGCCGCTCAAGCTCAATCGAGATTAAAACAAATTGAAAAAATGGATACCATCGATGCGCTTGCTGTTGAAAAAAGTTTAGACTTTTCTTTTCATTACAAAGATACGCCTGCGAAAATTTTGATGGAAGTTGAAGACCTCTCATTTTCATATTCTAGAAATAAAGACGAACTTCTCTTTAGAGATTTAAATTTCCACGTTGGAAAAAATGATCGAATAGGGATTATAGGAAAAAATGGAAAAGGGAAGTCGACATTATTAAATGTATTAAATAATGAGTTAGAAGCTTTTAGTGGCTCTATTCAAAAGCATCAAGCTACAATCGTAGGGCATTTTGGACAAACTAATATTAAGAGATTGCATGATGATAATACGATTGTTTCTGAAGTTCAGGAGGTCAATCCTGATCTTTCTTCAACACAGGTTCGTAATATTTGTGGAACGATGATGTTTGAAGGAGATCTCGCAGATAAGAAAGTAAGAGTTTTATCTGGGGGAGAGAAGAGTCGTGTCATGCTTGGAAAAATTCTTGCTGGACCGGCTAATTTACTCTTTCTAGATGAGCCAACAAACCACCTTGATATGGAATCAATTGCGGCGCTTGGCGAATCTATTGTCGATTTTGAGGGTGCTGTTTTAATTGTAACCCACAGTGAAGCTCTTCTTAGAAAGATCTGTAATAAACTTGTTATTTTTCATGAGGGAACCGCCGAGTATTTTGATGGGACCTATGATGAATTTCTAGAAAAAATTGGATGGGAATCAGAAGAAGTTAGTGAATCTCCAAAAAAATCAAAGAAGTCTAAGAAAGAAATTCAAAAGCTCAGGCAAGAGATTATTCAAGAGAAATCTAAATCTCTTGGGCCAATGAATGCAAAGGTAGAAGAATTAGAAAATAACATTACTGTTTTAGAGAACTTTCTTGAGTTAAAAAATAAAGAAATGCTAATAGCTTCAACTGAAGGAAATGGCACTAAAATTAATGAACTTGGGCTAGAAATCGCTAAAATTAATGAAAAGGTCGAAGCTCTTTTCTTTGAGTTGGAAGAATTAAGTGAAGAGCTTGAAGCTAAAAATAATATATATGAGAAACGTCTCATTGAACTTGAAAACTAA
- the typA gene encoding translational GTPase TypA → MTSSLHLKNIAVVAHVDHGKTTLVDELLKQSNTFDDRAEISERVMDSGDIEKERGITITAKNCAIQWKDVKINLLDTPGHADFGGEVERSLMMVDGVLLLVDASEGPLPQTRFVLQKAMERNIKIGVVINKIDRPDERIEEVKGEIEDLLLDLASILNIEDFDLDIPMLYASAKEGWATLDPAEKREDMLPILDFMVSDFFHEPKITEGDDLQLLVTNLAYSKYLGQLVVGRIQRGYVEKHQQVTCLDENGKNKNFKVTNVQVYDGLGMKDVDRAVAGEIVIVAGYNDSKIGDTIASGSNEALPRITVEPPTVAVNVSVSTSPLSGREGEYLTSRKLEEFLQEACKLNVALQYEGTDDPKVYKLKGRGELQLAIVFEELRRSGYELMVSRPEVLFKEEDGRKTEPYERVVLDVPNDSTGAITEKLAIRKGIMQTMMPLGEDRTRMEFEVPSRGLIGYRSTFLTDTRGEGLMSSEFLGYRPHAGDMLARQNGAIIADRGGKITPYALFNLLNNGKFFVEPGDECYEGMVIGEHNRSNDANVNCVREKHLTSVRTAGKDDNIILPPVPPKTLEWALDWIDNDEWVEVTPENIRIRKKVLEQNKRSVIRREKKKEN, encoded by the coding sequence ATGACATCTTCTTTGCACCTAAAGAACATTGCCGTAGTTGCGCACGTTGACCACGGAAAAACGACACTCGTGGACGAGCTTTTAAAACAATCAAACACTTTTGACGACAGAGCGGAAATCTCAGAAAGAGTTATGGACTCTGGTGATATCGAAAAAGAAAGAGGTATCACAATTACGGCCAAGAACTGTGCCATCCAATGGAAAGATGTCAAAATCAACCTACTCGATACTCCAGGCCACGCCGACTTTGGTGGTGAAGTTGAGAGATCTCTTATGATGGTTGATGGTGTTCTTCTTCTAGTTGACGCTTCAGAAGGGCCACTTCCACAAACGCGTTTTGTTCTTCAAAAAGCAATGGAAAGAAATATTAAAATTGGTGTTGTCATCAACAAGATCGACAGACCAGATGAGAGAATCGAAGAAGTTAAAGGTGAAATTGAAGACCTACTTCTAGACCTAGCTTCAATTCTTAACATTGAAGATTTCGATCTCGATATCCCAATGCTCTATGCTTCTGCAAAAGAAGGATGGGCAACTCTTGATCCAGCAGAAAAAAGAGAAGACATGCTTCCAATTCTAGATTTCATGGTTAGTGACTTTTTTCACGAGCCAAAAATCACTGAAGGTGATGATCTTCAACTTCTTGTTACAAACCTTGCTTACTCAAAATACCTTGGTCAGCTAGTTGTTGGTCGTATTCAAAGAGGTTATGTTGAAAAGCATCAACAAGTTACTTGTCTTGATGAAAATGGGAAAAACAAAAACTTCAAAGTAACAAACGTTCAAGTATACGATGGTCTTGGAATGAAAGACGTAGATAGAGCTGTAGCAGGTGAAATCGTTATCGTTGCCGGATACAATGACTCAAAAATTGGTGACACGATTGCTTCTGGAAGCAACGAAGCTCTTCCAAGAATTACAGTTGAGCCACCGACAGTTGCTGTTAACGTTTCTGTTTCAACTTCTCCTCTTTCAGGAAGAGAAGGTGAATACCTTACTTCAAGAAAGCTAGAAGAGTTTCTTCAAGAAGCATGTAAGCTTAACGTTGCCCTTCAGTATGAAGGAACAGATGATCCGAAAGTTTACAAGCTAAAAGGTCGTGGAGAACTTCAACTTGCTATCGTTTTCGAAGAACTAAGAAGAAGTGGATACGAGCTTATGGTTTCTAGACCAGAAGTTCTTTTTAAAGAAGAAGATGGAAGAAAGACAGAACCATACGAAAGAGTTGTTCTAGATGTTCCAAATGATTCAACAGGTGCTATTACAGAAAAACTAGCGATTAGAAAAGGGATCATGCAAACAATGATGCCTCTTGGTGAAGATAGAACAAGAATGGAATTTGAAGTTCCTTCTCGTGGCCTTATTGGTTACCGCTCTACATTCCTAACAGATACTCGTGGAGAAGGTCTTATGTCTTCTGAGTTTCTTGGATACCGTCCGCACGCTGGTGATATGCTTGCTCGTCAAAACGGAGCGATCATTGCTGACCGTGGAGGAAAAATTACTCCTTACGCTCTTTTCAACTTACTTAACAACGGTAAATTCTTTGTTGAACCAGGTGATGAGTGTTACGAAGGTATGGTTATCGGAGAGCACAATAGATCAAACGATGCCAACGTTAACTGTGTTAGAGAGAAACACCTAACAAGTGTTAGAACGGCTGGTAAAGATGACAACATCATCCTTCCTCCTGTTCCACCAAAAACACTTGAGTGGGCACTAGACTGGATCGATAATGATGAATGGGTTGAAGTAACGCCTGAGAACATCAGAATTAGAAAGAAAGTTCTCGAGCAAAACAAGCGTTCTGTTATTAGACGTGAAAAGAAAAAAGAAAATTAA
- a CDS encoding response regulator transcription factor, producing MHATKEDSLHVTIVDDVYNNLLSYKELLDGEFELELIQNPLELLGFLNSAKTDLVILDLHMPNVNGFELYAKFKDTHPGLPVIFLTGDPSEEAVVEGLNLGAEDFIVKPVSLKELVARIRNKIANKKGKKKDTNVIKYPEFSLHTEIQMAEIGEKKIQLTPIEFKIIHLLARNPNKIFSREYITNLVWPNVHVQNQNIDTHLSNLRKKLRPFSQYIKTIKSRGYILRV from the coding sequence ATGCACGCCACGAAAGAAGATTCACTTCACGTAACAATTGTAGATGATGTTTATAACAACCTACTAAGTTACAAAGAATTATTGGATGGAGAATTTGAACTAGAATTAATTCAAAATCCACTAGAGCTTTTAGGATTTCTTAATAGCGCTAAAACAGATTTAGTTATTCTTGATCTTCATATGCCAAATGTGAATGGTTTTGAATTGTACGCAAAGTTTAAAGACACTCATCCAGGTCTTCCAGTAATTTTTCTTACAGGTGATCCATCTGAAGAAGCCGTAGTTGAAGGACTAAACTTAGGTGCTGAGGACTTTATCGTTAAGCCTGTTTCTCTTAAGGAACTCGTTGCACGTATAAGAAATAAGATTGCAAATAAGAAAGGTAAAAAGAAAGATACTAATGTTATTAAGTATCCGGAATTTTCACTACACACAGAAATTCAAATGGCCGAGATTGGAGAAAAGAAAATCCAACTAACACCAATTGAATTTAAGATTATTCACTTATTAGCAAGAAATCCTAATAAGATTTTCTCAAGAGAGTATATTACGAACTTGGTTTGGCCAAATGTGCATGTTCAAAACCAAAATATTGATACTCACCTTTCTAACTTGAGAAAGAAGCTTCGTCCGTTCTCACAATATATAAAGACAATTAAATCCAGAGGTTACATCCTTAGGGTTTAA
- a CDS encoding UDP-N-acetylglucosamine--N-acetylmuramyl-(pentapeptide) pyrophosphoryl-undecaprenol N-acetylglucosamine transferase: MKTIIFTGGGSGGHVIPALTIIQKLKESKKNYQIVYFGSYKGIESTIVPEQVDRYIGISTGKIRRYLSFENVKDIFKIGLGLIQSFIKLLSYSSKDTVIFSTGGFVSVPVVIAGKITGKKVYVHEQTTRMGLANKVSSYFANKVFVSFEESLKFIKGNAFYSGYPVRSECFDHQLRVKTFKHIDLSTIDKPLFFITGGGNGSLLINERIKEVLDELKEQYVVIHQVGKNFLKEYESFNDESYLALDFVQEGMIDLFKKAEVILSRAGAGTVCELMALKKKSIFIPLKIAQKNEQYHNAMAAKELCGSVVCTEDELQNKSLTALIEELKVSQDKGYGSGVKDGLEYLKNEIEAVLE; this comes from the coding sequence ATGAAAACGATTATTTTTACTGGTGGCGGAAGTGGGGGGCATGTAATCCCGGCCTTAACAATCATTCAAAAATTAAAGGAATCAAAGAAAAATTATCAAATTGTTTACTTTGGTTCTTACAAGGGGATTGAGTCGACAATTGTTCCAGAGCAAGTTGATCGCTATATTGGAATTTCAACTGGAAAGATTCGTAGATACTTATCTTTTGAAAATGTTAAAGACATTTTTAAAATAGGTTTAGGGCTAATACAGAGTTTTATTAAACTTCTCAGTTACTCGTCTAAGGACACCGTGATCTTTTCAACGGGGGGATTTGTTTCTGTTCCAGTTGTCATTGCTGGAAAAATAACGGGAAAGAAAGTCTACGTTCATGAGCAAACGACAAGAATGGGACTTGCTAATAAAGTGAGTTCTTATTTTGCTAATAAGGTTTTCGTCTCTTTCGAAGAATCTTTGAAATTTATAAAAGGAAATGCTTTTTATTCAGGATATCCTGTTCGTTCAGAATGCTTTGATCATCAGCTGAGAGTGAAGACTTTCAAACACATTGATTTATCTACTATTGATAAACCACTTTTTTTCATTACAGGTGGAGGAAATGGTTCACTACTTATTAATGAAAGAATCAAAGAAGTTTTAGATGAGTTAAAAGAGCAATACGTTGTTATTCATCAAGTTGGAAAAAACTTTTTAAAGGAATATGAGAGTTTCAATGATGAGTCTTATTTAGCCTTGGATTTTGTCCAAGAAGGGATGATTGATCTCTTTAAAAAAGCTGAAGTGATTCTCTCAAGAGCAGGGGCTGGAACAGTATGTGAGCTTATGGCCCTAAAGAAGAAGAGTATTTTTATTCCTCTAAAGATCGCTCAAAAAAATGAACAATACCATAATGCGATGGCCGCAAAAGAGCTTTGTGGTTCTGTTGTTTGTACTGAAGATGAACTTCAAAATAAAAGCTTAACGGCTCTTATAGAGGAACTTAAAGTGTCTCAAGATAAAGGTTACGGAAGTGGTGTAAAAGATGGTCTTGAATATTTGAAGAATGAAATTGAAGCAGTTTTAGAATAA
- a CDS encoding NAD(P)/FAD-dependent oxidoreductase — MYDVIVLGAGASGLMSAYLCGTMKKKVLLLEHNKQIGRKILISGGGKCNFTNLHTKPKNFVSENPHFAKSSLARYSPWDFIDLIYQHNIDYYEKKLGQLFCSGSAREVIAMLQKECNKTQNVEILLKTKVLEVAKNDENFRVQTDKQVFEAKKVIVATGGLSIPTIGATDIGYKIAKSFGHRIIETRPGLVPFTLSDEILEGHSELSGISMETVCETNGARFEESVLFTHKGLSGPAILQVSLHWKPKDIVTINFLPKVHLFEELINLKKKGSRLTVPNLLKRHLPDRFVKKWCSLYMKDEKTFIAGLSGKDIESISLAVNQWTFSPKGTEGYRKAEVTRGGVSTDDVSSKTLESKKVEGLYFVGEVLDVTGWLGGFNFQWAWASAHAAAQDIADYSRE, encoded by the coding sequence ATGTATGATGTTATCGTTTTAGGAGCAGGTGCTTCTGGACTCATGAGTGCTTATTTATGTGGGACAATGAAGAAAAAAGTCCTGCTTCTAGAACATAACAAACAGATAGGGCGTAAAATCCTTATCTCGGGTGGAGGTAAGTGTAATTTCACTAACCTCCACACAAAACCGAAAAATTTTGTAAGTGAAAACCCTCATTTTGCAAAATCCTCATTGGCACGATATTCCCCTTGGGATTTCATCGATCTTATCTATCAACACAATATCGATTACTACGAAAAAAAACTTGGACAGCTTTTTTGTAGCGGCTCGGCCCGAGAGGTCATCGCTATGTTACAAAAAGAATGTAATAAAACTCAAAATGTAGAGATCTTGTTAAAAACAAAAGTTCTAGAAGTCGCTAAAAATGATGAGAATTTTAGAGTTCAAACAGATAAGCAAGTTTTTGAAGCGAAAAAAGTTATTGTTGCAACCGGAGGACTTTCAATTCCAACGATAGGAGCAACAGATATTGGTTATAAGATAGCCAAGAGCTTTGGTCATCGAATCATTGAAACTCGTCCAGGGCTTGTTCCTTTTACTTTATCCGACGAGATACTTGAAGGACATTCTGAACTCTCTGGAATCTCAATGGAGACTGTTTGTGAAACTAATGGTGCTCGTTTTGAGGAGAGTGTTCTCTTTACGCACAAAGGTCTTAGTGGTCCAGCTATTTTACAAGTGTCACTTCATTGGAAACCAAAAGATATCGTTACAATTAACTTCTTACCTAAGGTTCACTTATTTGAAGAACTGATAAATTTGAAGAAAAAGGGATCGAGATTAACGGTTCCAAATTTACTAAAGCGCCACCTGCCAGATCGTTTTGTAAAGAAATGGTGTTCTCTTTATATGAAAGACGAGAAGACATTCATTGCAGGTCTGTCAGGGAAAGATATTGAGTCTATTTCTCTGGCCGTCAATCAATGGACGTTCTCGCCTAAAGGAACTGAAGGTTATCGTAAGGCCGAGGTAACTAGAGGTGGAGTTTCAACTGATGATGTTTCATCTAAAACTTTAGAAAGTAAGAAAGTCGAAGGGCTTTATTTTGTTGGTGAAGTTCTCGATGTTACGGGATGGCTTGGAGGATTTAACTTCCAGTGGGCGTGGGCATCGGCCCACGCAGCAGCACAAGATATCGCAGACTATTCAAGAGAATAA
- a CDS encoding DEAD/DEAH box helicase produces MENTISFADFPLKETLLTAIEDRGFENPTEIQQAAVPLLAENDVDFVGQAQTGTGKTAAFSLPLLNKIDGENKNIQALVLSPTRELANQICEEMRKFSIHERVRVMSVYGGTSIDNQVRNLKKLKPQVVIGTPGRVLDLLKRGILKLDSAKIGVLDEADEMLDMGFIDDVKEILSHLPEKKNTWMFSATMPPAILDLIKNYLNEPEVIKIKKKTLSNENITQKYYAVRPRYMNEAVCRVLDSLEDYYGIIFTRTKLDAKNLTDELNDRGFPTDSLHGDMDQRHRDITMKRFKQKTVKLLVCTDVAARGIDVDHLTHVINYGLPQDLESYVHRIGRTGRAGQKGIAISIVEPSEMYKLRQVERMTKAQILSEKLPSIELLKDAMVRRSISKFEDVITAVEGNKDDMDASFDVFKDEFEDLDADKLLKVMYTYIFKDSMEKLDETPVLDAQMRERGPKGNKKGGAFESNHIRFFVNVGREDGLTIKGLVNNISEVTNIEARKIKNVSLKDRFSFIEVPNHYEDKVMAVRDLMINDRNVKFEVSNEAGRGGSRGGGSRSGGRNFRGRRDGGRDGGRGESRGGSRGGSRGGNRGGGYGNREGRGNSRFGGNRSSGNSNGNRKSSYDHN; encoded by the coding sequence ATGGAAAATACGATCTCATTCGCTGACTTTCCTTTAAAGGAAACATTATTAACTGCAATTGAAGATCGTGGTTTTGAAAACCCAACAGAAATTCAGCAAGCAGCAGTGCCGCTTCTAGCTGAAAACGACGTCGACTTTGTTGGACAAGCCCAGACAGGAACTGGGAAAACCGCGGCCTTCTCTCTACCATTACTCAATAAGATTGACGGAGAAAACAAGAACATTCAGGCCTTGGTACTTAGTCCAACACGTGAACTTGCAAATCAAATTTGCGAGGAGATGCGTAAATTCTCTATTCACGAGAGAGTTCGCGTTATGTCTGTATACGGTGGAACGAGTATTGATAACCAAGTTAGAAACTTGAAAAAACTTAAGCCTCAAGTTGTTATTGGAACTCCTGGTCGTGTACTCGACCTTCTTAAAAGAGGTATTCTAAAACTTGACAGTGCTAAAATTGGTGTCCTTGATGAAGCAGATGAAATGCTTGATATGGGATTCATCGATGATGTTAAAGAAATTCTTTCTCATCTTCCTGAGAAGAAAAATACGTGGATGTTCTCTGCAACTATGCCACCTGCTATTCTTGATCTTATTAAGAACTACCTTAATGAGCCAGAAGTAATCAAGATTAAAAAGAAAACTCTTAGTAATGAGAATATTACTCAAAAGTACTATGCTGTTCGTCCTCGTTATATGAACGAAGCCGTTTGCCGTGTACTAGATTCTCTTGAAGACTACTACGGAATTATTTTTACAAGAACAAAACTTGATGCAAAAAACCTAACTGATGAACTTAATGATCGTGGTTTCCCAACAGATTCTCTTCACGGAGACATGGACCAGAGACACCGTGATATTACGATGAAAAGGTTTAAGCAAAAAACTGTAAAGCTTCTTGTTTGTACTGACGTTGCTGCTCGTGGGATTGATGTAGATCATCTTACTCACGTTATCAACTACGGTCTTCCACAAGATCTTGAATCATATGTTCACCGTATTGGTCGTACAGGTCGTGCAGGTCAAAAAGGTATTGCAATCAGTATTGTAGAGCCATCTGAAATGTATAAGCTGAGACAAGTTGAGCGTATGACGAAAGCTCAAATCCTTAGTGAGAAACTTCCAAGCATTGAACTTTTAAAAGATGCGATGGTTAGAAGATCGATTTCTAAATTTGAAGATGTTATAACAGCTGTAGAAGGTAATAAAGACGATATGGATGCTTCTTTTGATGTATTCAAAGATGAGTTTGAAGACCTCGATGCAGATAAGCTTCTTAAAGTTATGTATACATATATCTTTAAAGATAGTATGGAAAAACTTGATGAGACACCTGTTCTCGATGCTCAAATGAGAGAGAGAGGACCAAAAGGAAACAAGAAGGGTGGAGCTTTTGAGTCTAACCACATTCGTTTCTTTGTAAATGTTGGACGTGAAGATGGTCTAACAATCAAGGGTCTTGTTAATAATATTTCTGAAGTAACTAATATCGAAGCAAGAAAAATTAAAAACGTTTCTCTGAAGGATCGTTTCTCATTTATTGAAGTACCTAATCATTACGAAGATAAAGTAATGGCCGTTAGAGATCTGATGATTAACGATAGAAACGTTAAATTTGAAGTTTCTAATGAAGCTGGAAGAGGTGGAAGTCGTGGCGGTGGTAGCCGTAGCGGTGGACGTAATTTCAGAGGACGTCGTGATGGTGGTAGAGACGGCGGACGTGGTGAAAGTCGTGGTGGAAGTCGTGGCGGAAGTCGTGGTGGTAACCGCGGTGGAGGTTACGGAAACAGAGAAGGTAGAGGAAATAGCCGTTTTGGTGGAAATAGATCAAGCGGAAACTCTAACGGAAATAGAAAAAGTAGTTACGACCACAATTAA
- a CDS encoding acyl-CoA thioesterase codes for MSFEKQIEQSRTVITKAVFPNTTNHYDTLYGGQALDWMDEVAFITATRFSRQRMVTVSSDQVSFKKPIPSGTIIELVGKVTHVGTSSLKVSVEMHMENMYDTDRTLAVKGAFSFVAIDENKKPEKLKINP; via the coding sequence ATGTCATTTGAAAAACAGATTGAGCAATCACGCACAGTCATTACGAAGGCCGTATTTCCAAATACAACCAATCATTATGACACCCTCTATGGTGGACAGGCCCTTGATTGGATGGATGAAGTCGCTTTTATTACAGCAACTCGCTTTTCTCGCCAGAGAATGGTTACCGTTTCTTCTGATCAGGTGAGCTTCAAAAAGCCAATTCCTTCAGGAACAATTATTGAACTTGTTGGTAAAGTAACTCATGTTGGGACATCAAGCCTGAAAGTTAGCGTTGAGATGCATATGGAGAATATGTATGACACTGATAGAACGCTGGCCGTAAAGGGAGCTTTTAGCTTTGTTGCAATTGATGAGAATAAGAAGCCTGAAAAGCTCAAGATTAATCCATAA